DNA sequence from the Betaproteobacteria bacterium genome:
CGCTTGCCGTGGATAACGATGAACCCGTTATCCACCGCACTCCCCTCTTCCCACAAGCTCCACAGCCACTCAGCCAGTTTTGAAATAAATCACCCCAAAAACCCAAAACCATCTTTGCTCAGACTCATTCTTGTATTAGAAACGACTGTAATAGTGGCATCTAAAGAGACAAAGTGAGATCGTCGTTAAGTTATTAGCCGAAACAGGCGAAGCGACATGATCACGGCGCTCGAATCAGGTGTGAAAACGCCCTTGGGTAATACCCGCCTTGCCAATGGTATGAATGTGGCGCTCTCCAATATCGATAACGGCATCGACCAAGTTCTCAAAGTGCGCGCCGCTACTGGCACCATCACGAGCGAGGTGGACGCCACCAAATCGTCTAATGACGATTTCGTTCTTCAGTACGACAGGGAACTGTCGAATTTGCGCGACCTGGATTATTCCAAGGCCATCAGCGATCTTGCGCTTCAAAGGGCGACCCTGGAGGCGGCGCAAAAGACTTTCGTGCAAGTGCAGGGGCTTAGCCTGTTTAACTTGCTGTAGGCGTACCCGAACTCAAACTCTTCGCGCGGGCGAGCAGAGCGTATTTCGCCATCACGTCCGAGACCATGCCGCGCGGAGGTTCGCGGGAATCCGCATACTCCAGAAATTCATCGAGCACTCTTGAAAAGTGTTGCTCGTGCGTGGTTCGCAACGCGGATGGGATCGATGCGCGGTAGCCGCCTTCTATTTGCTGCACCGATAGGCCCGGAAACTCAAGTTGTAATCCTGCCACGGCTTGCGACAAGCTTTCATCGAAAATCCTGCCGGGATTTCTCGGAAAGACCGTAAGCTGAGAAACATACCGAGTCGCCGCGCTTTGCTCCACCACAAGATCGCTCAGCGTACCGCGCGCGATACCCTCATGCAAGTCGCCGCCACCCGGAGGAATTCGCAGGTCCCAGCGTGCTTCCACGTGGGTGAGGACGCCGCGCAGTGCGAACTCGATGCGCGCGTTGCATAGATAGTTGAGTTTTCCGCCGGCCACTCTCTGGCGCAAGTTCTCGGGAAAATCCGGTAATCCGGTAATCCGTTCAAAGGTCTCCAGCGGAACATCCGTTGGCCATTGCCTCGCCGAGACAAGTTCGATATCGCGATCGTAGACACAGTCCTCGCCCCGGTCTGTCAGCCATAGGGCGAGATCGGCCAAGTGCGTGGTGACATCGGTGATACCTTCGCCCTGGACCGCCGTGTCGAAATACCAGACGGGACGTGTAAGAGGCTGGCCGTTCACCGTCTTCAGCAAGTGATGCACACTCAACATGGAAAGAGCGGGGCGAGATCCTTCCTTGAGGAATTCTCCGAACACGCCAGGTATTTTCGTGAATGCCCGCTGCAAGCGGTTGGCTTGGTCATGGCGTTCCGTCATGATATCCATGGCCATCGGTTCCGAAGCCGCCACACGTGCAAGCCGTGACAGATCCTTACCATCGATCAACCAAGGCTTGTCGCCCAATACCGAGAACCCTGCCTCCTGCAAGCGGGCGACGGAGTCCAGCTTGCGGTCGTTCTTGCCGGCCACGATCGCCACATTGCCTTTGCGTTCCGCGATCAGGCGCTCGAGGCAATCCGCGCCGCGATATACCTTGAGATTCCACCGGGTGGGATCGGCCTCCCGCCGGTTGAAAATTTCCACGAGCGTGAGAAATCGCTCCAAGTCCGGGCCGTCCTCGGCGTAGACGAACACGTCGTCGGATAACATGCGATGGCGGTAGCGCAGCGCCAGCGCCGCGTGGAAATGACCTGGGTTGAAGACGATGAGGGTGTGCATGATTTCTACAAGTCAAAGCGGATGCCTTGCGCCAGCGGTAATTGCGAAGAGTAATTGATCGTATTGGTCGCGCGCCGCATGTAGGCCTTCCACGAATCCGATCCGGATTCCCGGCCGCCACCCGTGTCCTTTTCGCCGCCGAACGCGCCGCCGATTTCGGCACCCGAGGTGCCGATGTTCCCGTTGGCGATGCCGCAATCTGACCCCGAGCTACTCAGGAACATTTCAGTTTCGCGCACGTCGTTGCTGAATATGGACGACGACAGACCATGCCGCGCGGCGTTGTGCAGCGTGATCGCTTCATCCAAATTCTCATAAGGAATGGCATAGAGTATAGGGGCGAACGTCTCCTCCAGCACGATAGCCGTCTGGCGCGGCATCGCCACCAAGGCGGGCCGTACGTAAATACCCTATGGCGGATGGCCGTTGTGTATTCTTTCGCCACCGGATATCCAGTGCGCGTCAGGGCGGGCGCGCTCTAGGGCCGAGCGCATCGCATGATGGGCAGCTTCGTCGATCAGGGGTCCCGCCAGTGTTCCCTCCGCGAGGGGATTACCCACGGTGACTCGCTGGTAGAGCGCCTTCAAGCGTTCGAGGAATGAATCGTACAAGGAGCGATGGATGAACGCGCGGCGCAAGGTGGTGCAGCGCTGCCCTGCGGTTCCCACCGCCGAGAACAGGATGGCGCGTTCGACTAAGGCGAGATCCGCCGAGGGCGCCACGATGGCGGCATTGTTTCCCCACAGTTCGAGAATAGTCCGCACGAAGCGCGGCGCCATTTGGGCTGCCACGGCTTTGCCCATGGCGCTGGATCCAGTGGCGGACACGAGGCGAATCTGCGGTTGGTCGAGGAGCATGCGTCCTTGGTCTCGCATCCCTAAAACCAACTGATTAAGGTGGGGCGGAACACCTCCTGCCGCGGTGCAAGCCTTCTCGAACAAGGCTTGCATGGCCAGCGCAGTGAGCGGAGTCTTCTCGGAAGGCTTCCAGATCACGCTGTTCCAGCACACGATGGCCAGCGCGGTGTTCCACGCCCACACCGCCACCGGAAAATTGAAGGCGGTGATCACGGCTGCGGGCCCCATGGGGTGCCAGGTTTCCATCATGCGGTGCCCTGGCCGCTCGCTGGCGATGGTTAGGCCGTGCAACTGGCGTGACAACCCCACGGCGAATTCGCAGATGTCGATCACTTCCTGCACCTCGCCCAGGCCTTCCTGCAATATCTTCCCGGACTCGATGGTGACGAGTCTGCCAAGCTGTGCTTTGTTGGCGCGCACCGCTTCGCCGAAGAGCCGGATCAATTCCCCGCGCCGCGGCGGGGGAATCGCGCGCCAAGCGAGAAATGCATCTTGCGCCTGGCCGGCCTTGGTTTGGATGCTCGCTCCGTTATCGAGGGCAACCGCGCCCGTGCGCGAGCCATCGATGGGCGAGCGCGCGCTCAAGCCTTGGGTGCAATCCCCGCCAGCTACCGATAGCGATTTCAGAATGCCTTGGGCGTCATCGTGCATGGTCATGGCGTCTCCTCAAGCGGCGGCGGTTTCGTAGGCCTGGCCGAAGCGGTTGTCTAGAAAATCGGTGAGCGCGATCTGTTCTTGCCGGATGAAACCGGATTGGGGCAGCTTGCCGGAAGCGAATAGGTCCACCGCCGCGCACACTCCGCTGGCGGTGGTGATCTGTATCGACGTCATGGGCAAGCCACACCATGTTTGCGCGTAAATCTTGCGCGCGAAGGAGGTCTGCACGCGCTTTCCGTGCCGCATCCCGGAAGCGGAGACGAACACGACGACGACGTCTTGCTCCGTGGTGGGAATGGCCGTTTCCAGAATTTCCTTCATCGTATCGCGCTTGCCCGCCAAGCCAAAGTCTTGGAGTAACAGTTTCGCGATGTCGCGGTGCCATGGATAACGAATGGTCTTGTAGTCCAGATACTGCACCTTGCCCTCTAGCGTTTCGGCCAGAGTGCCCAGCCCGCCCGAGGTATTGAAGGCCTCGTAATGCGCGCCGTCCAAAGCGAAGGTCTCATAGCCCTCCAGCGGCGGCAGTTCGATGCGCCTTCCATCGACGATGGCCTCGCAGGGATGCACATATTCGTTGATGAGGCCGTCGACAGACCACGTCAGGTTGTACTTCAGCGCGTTGGTGGGGTACTGCGGCAGCGCTCCCACGCGCATGTGAAGCCGCTACAACTTTTCGTACCCCTGGGATAGCGCATAGCCGGCGATGGCGATGAAGCCCGGCGCGAGGCCGCACTGGGGCATGAAGGCGGTCTTGGCATCTCGCGCCAGATCGCGAATGGTACGTGTAGCGGAGACGTCCTCCGTGAGATCGAAGTAGTGCACCCGCTCGGCCGCGGCGGCGGCCGCTACCGTGCTGGCCAAGTGAAAGGGGAGGGCGTTCACCAGAATATCCTGGCCCTTGATGCGGCTCGCAAAGCTCTCCACGTTAGAGCCTTCGATCTCGAAGCAGCGGCCTGGAAACTCCGCCCGAATCTCCTTGCTTACGACGCGGTCGCCTACCCACACTTCGTAGGCCGGCTCGCCCTGTGCCGTGCGCAGCAGATGCGCCACCGAACGCCCGATGTGGCCCGTGCCCAGTACCAGAACTCGTTTCGTCATGGATCGTTGCTCCTTTCCGGGGCGGAACCAGGGAAGTGCGATGCAAGCTTAGTTCAGGCCAGGGGCGGCACCTGATCCCCCTTCAGCTCCACCATATTTCCCTCCGGATCGTAGACGTAGAGAGAGGGGCTTTCGCCTTGCGCGCCAAAACGCGGGCGAACCTCTCCGGTGCGTACGTGATGGGATTCGAGGTGGGCGAGGATGTCTTCCACATTGAAGGGCTCCACGCGCAGACAGACGTGGTCCATGTTGCGGCCTTCCTTGCCGGGCGCGGCGCCGCCCTTCTTACCCAGTTCGCCGTCCACCGGAACCAGATCGATCAAAGCGTTGCCGGCGCGCAGATGCACGAGGCCTAAATCCGGGCGGCGCCACTCCACCGCGCACCCTAACACGTCGCGGTAAAAGGCGATCATGCGTTCCAGATCGGATACGCGTAGGACAATATGATCGATGTCTCGAATGCGAAGATTCATGGGGGACACATTACCGCTTCAGCTGCCCGCGCGCCAGGGACAAGCCCATTCCCGCCAGGCAAAGCATGGCCGCCACGACGAAGCTTATCTGAATCGATTTTGCGAGAAGATCGAAGTGCGCGGGCTCGATGGGTAGACGGCCCATGACCAACGCGGTCACGAGCGTGATCAGTGCCATGCTCATCATTTGGCCCACCACTCTCACGGTGGCGACCGAGCTGCTTGCCGTCCCGTAGAGGCGCGGTTCCACGGAACCCATGATGGCATTCATGTTGGGCGACGAGAATAGCGCGAAGCCGGTACCCACGATCAGCAAATAGCCAATCAATAATCCGGTCGCGGTGTCTGGTTCCGCGCTCGACAGCAGGACGAGGCCCAGCGCGCAGAGAGCCATGCCAGAAGATGCGAGAACACGCGGTTGAATACGGTCGGAAAGCTTGCCCGCGAACGGCGACAGAAGCGCCATCATGATGGGCTGGGAGATCATGATCAATCCGGCTGTTTGCGCGTTCAATCCCTTCAGCTTCTGCAGGTACAAACTCATGAGAAAGGTATTTGCGAAGGTGGCGGAGTAGATCAGCAAGGAGGCTAGGCAGGAGAACGTGAAGACGCGATTGGTATAAAAAAGCGTAACGTCGAAAAGGGGATGTTCATGCCGCCGCTCGAAAGCGAAAAAAGCCACCATCCCAGCGATCCCGCCGGATGTGAGAAGCCATCCAACGGGCAAAGGCAACTTCGATACCCCGGCCATCAAGGCAATGATGGAGGCGGCGTAGATCAAGGCGCCGGCGGTGTCGAAGCGCCCTCCAGGCTGACCTTTCCATTCGCCCTTCATTTGCGTGAGTGCCAAATAGAGGCACGCGGCCAGCAGTGGAAGCGGCAGGACAAAGACCATGCGCCATCCGAACTGGTGCGTGATCCATCCGCCTAGCAGCGGGCCTGCCGTGAGCCCGAAGTAGATCATGGAGGTGGATATGCCGATCACCGCTCCGCGCTTCTCCTTCGGGTACACCGAAGAGAGCAGGGCCATGGAAGTCGCGTAGAGCATGCCGGCCCCGATGCCTTGAAACAGCCTCGCCGCCACCAAGAACGGAAAATTCGGCGCTAAGGCGCAGAGGGAGGAACCCAGCGCCACGACGGCGAGGCCCCAGAGCAAAAAGCGGCGCCGCCCATGGGCATCGGAGAGCTTGCCGAAGGGCAACAAGAACACCGCGCTTGACAAGAGGTAGGCGGTGGACACCCATCCCACGGCCACCACATCGGCCCCGAACGCCACGGCGATGGCGGGAACCGATACGTTGGGGGCCGCCAGCATGAGCGGCGTGGCGAAGGAAGAAAGCGTCACCACGATCAAGGTAATGCGCTGGAGGGCGCGTTCGTCCATTGGTTTTGAGTTCGCAATGTTGAGGACAGGCGCAACTATAGAGGATCTTTTCGCGCGGCTTCTAGCGGCGACAGGAAACGGATGTCTTACGTCTGGGGCTTGATGCGAAGGGGTTGCTCGGGCGAGAATGTCCTGTACTCGGTTCACATCCAAGGGGTTCTAGCTTGACTAAACGTGTTTGGGTTGCGGTGCCATTCTTGGCTCTGAGCGTTGCCGCCACCATGGCCGCCGGCGTGGGAACCTTTTTCGGCAAGGTGGCGCTCGAGTGGGACGATGAGGACGGGTTCAACCGCAACAGAATCAAGCTACTAGGCGATTTTGGTTTTCAAGACCCTGCTGGGAAAAAATGGATCGCGAAACAAGGGGCTGAGCTGGACGGTTCTTCCTTCACACCCTTGTTCGAGCAAATGGTGAGCTTGCCCTTTGTCGGGGAACACCGCCGCGCTTCTGTCCTGCACGACTACTATTCAAGGCAATTGAGCGAGCCGTGGCGGGAGGTGCGCCGCATGTACTACGCGGCGTTGCTGGCCGAGGGCATGAGCGAGAGCGAAGCGAAATCGACTTACGCCGTTCTCTACGGCGCCGGAATGCGCTGGGAGCCGAAAGGCTCCACTTGCTACATCAATTGCCATAATGGGGCGAGCGCCCTGGTTTGGAAGCCCGACGTCATCGATAGCGAAATAAACGCCGCCTTGGAAATTCTGTCCGAAGGAAATCCGAGCCTGGACGAAATCGACAAAGCGGTCGATGCCGTGATTCTCAAGCCTGGCCCCCATTTGTTTTCGCAGCCGAAGAGAGAAGACGCCCCTGGCGCCGCGCCTGGCGGTGCCAAGGAAGATTCCGAAGAAGACCAATAAGGTCTAGTACGTTCCCAAGTTGAGCATCACTCCGGAAAGGTGAGAGGCGCGTTCCGAGGCGAAGAACAGCGTGGTATCGGCCACTTGTTCCGGCTCGATCACGCGAGTCTGCTTCAACAACTCTTCCCATCGCGACTCGTCGCCGAATTTCTGCTTGGCGATGGTCTTGTTCAACTGAATGATGCGATCGGTGCGTGTGGCCGGCGGGTGCATGCCCAGCACGCGCACGCCATACTCGATGGAGCCTTTACCGGCGGCCTTGGTGAAGGCCTCCAACGCCGCATTGCCCATGGCGCCGCAGATGTACTCTGAAGGGTGGGTGACACCGGCCATGCCCACGATGTTGACGATGACTCCTTTCTTTCTTGGACGCATGCGGGAGATCATCTCGCGAGTGAGGTTGATGTAGCCAAACACCTTCAGTTCCCACGCATGGCGCCATAGCGCCTCGTCCACCAATTCGATGTTGCCGCCCGGGATGTCGCCCGCGTTGTTCACCAGAATGTCCACGCTCGCGCACGCTTCGGCGAGCTGCTTTACCGCGCCCGGCGCCCTGAGGTCGCACACGTGATTGACGACGCTTGCTTTGTACTTCGACTCGATCTCGCTCTTCGCCTTTGCTAGGAGATCGGCCGAGCGGGCCGCGAGGTGCACCGTGCACCCCTCGCTAGCAAAGGCCTTGGCGCAGGCTAGTCCGATGCCTTTGGATGCGCCGGTGATGAGTACAGATTTTCCTTTTAATCCCAGATCCATGATGGGTTCCCCTCCGTGTGATTTATGTTGGCGAGAATAGCATGCGTGAAGCGCAGGGAGGCGTGAGGCGTTAGGCGTGAGGCGCAAAAAGCAATGTAGACGACATCCTCCCCCGCGTGCGGGGGGCTAGCCTTCCCTCTAGAACTATCGCTTTCCTAACGCCCGCACTGCGTCCACCACAACCCCAGGTGTTTCGCGCGTTGGAAAATGGCCGGCCACGGGAATCAGTTTGCGCTCGTAAGGGCCGCTGAAATAGCGCGCGTGTTTCTCGGATTGCTCGGGCGGGCCGACGCCGTCGCACTCTCCGTGCAAGGCGATAGAAGGTACCGGGATCACCGGTTGCGCGGCCAAGCGCCGCTCCAATTCCTCGTATGCGGGATCACCCGCGACGTTACCGTACCGGTGGCGGTAGGAGCTAATAGTGATGTCGACGAAATCTGCATTGTCGAAGCTCTTCGCCGTGGCCTCGAAGGTGGCGTCATCGAAGTGCCAGTTGAGAGACCACTGGCGCCAGAGCAGGCGCGCGATATCGCGCTTATTCCTTGCCAGCCCGCCACGCCCCCGCTCCGTATGAAAATACCACTGGTACCAATATCGGTGCTCTTGCAACGCATCCGCCGGGTTGAAGGAGAGGGGAATATTCTGAATCGCATAACCGTTCACCGTGACCAGTGCGCGCACGCGCTCAGGCCAAAGGGCCGCCACGATACAGGCCGCGCGGCCGCCCCAGTCATAGCCCGCCAGCAATGCTTGTTCGATGTGCATGGCGTCCATGAAGTCGCGCAGATCGGCGCCAATGGCCGCCTGTTGCCCGGAGCGCGGGGTCTTGGCGTCGAGGAAGCGGGTAGGGCCGAACCCGCGTAACCAGGGCACCAGCACACGGTACCCAGCGGCGGCGAGCGGGGGCGCGACCTCATCGAAATCATGCACGTCCGAGGGCCAGCCGTGGAGCAAGATCACCGGCGGGCCTTCCTTGGGGCCGCTTTCCAGGTAGGCGATTTCAAGAACCGGGGTACGGATGGTAAGGGGCATGGACAATCCTTGGATGGCCGAAGATCTTAATTCTATGCCCCGAAGCCCAATGCCGGAAGCGCCTAAAATACCCCCTGACAGAGAACACGCCAGGAGCCATCATAGATGAACGCACCATCGGAATATAACGGAGCTGCCACCGGTTCGCCCGCGAACTTGGACGTCATCGTCGTGGGGGCTGGGGTTGGGGGGTTGTACACGCTCCACCGCCTGCGCAAGATGGGTTTGCGCGTGCGTGTGTACGAAGCGGGCAGCGGCGTGGGAGGCACCTGGTTTTGGAATCGCTATCCGGGCTGCCGTTGCGACGTGGAGAGCATGGAGTACTCCTATTCCTTCGACAACGATCTGCAACAGGAATGGAAGTGGCCGGAGCGCTACGGCACGCAGCCGGAGATCCT
Encoded proteins:
- a CDS encoding VOC family protein; the encoded protein is MNLRIRDIDHIVLRVSDLERMIAFYRDVLGCAVEWRRPDLGLVHLRAGNALIDLVPVDGELGKKGGAAPGKEGRNMDHVCLRVEPFNVEDILAHLESHHVRTGEVRPRFGAQGESPSLYVYDPEGNMVELKGDQVPPLA
- a CDS encoding MFS transporter, translated to MDERALQRITLIVVTLSSFATPLMLAAPNVSVPAIAVAFGADVVAVGWVSTAYLLSSAVFLLPFGKLSDAHGRRRFLLWGLAVVALGSSLCALAPNFPFLVAARLFQGIGAGMLYATSMALLSSVYPKEKRGAVIGISTSMIYFGLTAGPLLGGWITHQFGWRMVFVLPLPLLAACLYLALTQMKGEWKGQPGGRFDTAGALIYAASIIALMAGVSKLPLPVGWLLTSGGIAGMVAFFAFERRHEHPLFDVTLFYTNRVFTFSCLASLLIYSATFANTFLMSLYLQKLKGLNAQTAGLIMISQPIMMALLSPFAGKLSDRIQPRVLASSGMALCALGLVLLSSAEPDTATGLLIGYLLIVGTGFALFSSPNMNAIMGSVEPRLYGTASSSVATVRVVGQMMSMALITLVTALVMGRLPIEPAHFDLLAKSIQISFVVAAMLCLAGMGLSLARGQLKR
- a CDS encoding DUF1353 domain-containing protein; translated protein: MTKRVWVAVPFLALSVAATMAAGVGTFFGKVALEWDDEDGFNRNRIKLLGDFGFQDPAGKKWIAKQGAELDGSSFTPLFEQMVSLPFVGEHRRASVLHDYYSRQLSEPWREVRRMYYAALLAEGMSESEAKSTYAVLYGAGMRWEPKGSTCYINCHNGASALVWKPDVIDSEINAALEILSEGNPSLDEIDKAVDAVILKPGPHLFSQPKREDAPGAAPGGAKEDSEEDQ
- a CDS encoding SDR family NAD(P)-dependent oxidoreductase; protein product: MDLGLKGKSVLITGASKGIGLACAKAFASEGCTVHLAARSADLLAKAKSEIESKYKASVVNHVCDLRAPGAVKQLAEACASVDILVNNAGDIPGGNIELVDEALWRHAWELKVFGYINLTREMISRMRPRKKGVIVNIVGMAGVTHPSEYICGAMGNAALEAFTKAAGKGSIEYGVRVLGMHPPATRTDRIIQLNKTIAKQKFGDESRWEELLKQTRVIEPEQVADTTLFFASERASHLSGVMLNLGTY
- a CDS encoding alpha/beta hydrolase, giving the protein MPLTIRTPVLEIAYLESGPKEGPPVILLHGWPSDVHDFDEVAPPLAAAGYRVLVPWLRGFGPTRFLDAKTPRSGQQAAIGADLRDFMDAMHIEQALLAGYDWGGRAACIVAALWPERVRALVTVNGYAIQNIPLSFNPADALQEHRYWYQWYFHTERGRGGLARNKRDIARLLWRQWSLNWHFDDATFEATAKSFDNADFVDITISSYRHRYGNVAGDPAYEELERRLAAQPVIPVPSIALHGECDGVGPPEQSEKHARYFSGPYERKLIPVAGHFPTRETPGVVVDAVRALGKR